Proteins from a single region of Theileria parva strain Muguga chromosome 1, complete sequence, whole genome shotgun sequence:
- the AMA1 gene encoding Apical membrane antigen 1 family protein, which yields MKKLGLKIRAQKDKLNPVLGANSDPSEEYDSFQQNVFTHQPTQLHKSHHYTTHQNKTNQHIDDLNFYNGKINQKSKIGPEKVVGRTRNLVEGEPLSKDGNKGKSKLKSRTGSILPRILKSLSFLAVLGSINSFSLAINDSFGQHTSHRTPFEVSLIQSNNTLSPIHNSQTRNPHFHTTHNSFSPNTADNTSLVETRSSVLNTTLGRFGSFLQSGLITSKSEKKKRTGANRRAPKGKKGKGGETEEKRNKWTEFMAKFDIAKVHGSGVYVDLGESATVGIYDYRMPIGKCPVVGKAIILENGADFLSSITHHDPKERGLGFPATKVASNSSKQDMENQLLSPISAQVLRSWNYKHESDLSNCAEYSRNIVPGSNRNSKYRYPFVYDESEKLCYILYSPMQYNQGVKYCDKDSADEGTSSLACMYPDKSKDDSHLFYGTSGLHMDWPVVCPVYPIRDSIFGSYDDEKDECVPIDPIFVEDADDYEECAKIIFEYSPSDVDISTNNQKLSDVDLYKEAMNNGKLSTALSIMFAPRYSEDRPIYTKGVGINWATYSVEEKKCNILDVVPTCLIISNGYYALTSLSSPNEDDAINYPCNIVHGKGFLKNPNTGKKKDQKPPEPPKDEKQNKKEEESKPKEKGKTEQTNKTPVSSGPFIPYTSLKKEGFECSKYVIERSNKSCGVYYECSSTPMLFDKKSRSYLYIILAVSLVVLAVLAYFGYRYYNKHNLKKHNSQIYEDDNVNNYYNDDFDDEHDRDEYGANIREDQIWSRHNPDRSEVTPVRISRLNQ from the coding sequence ATGAAAAAATTAGGACTTAAAATTAGGGCACAaaaggataaattaaatcCTGTGCTTGGAGCTAACTCTGACCCTTCGGAAGAGTATGATTCGTTCCAACAAAATGTTTTTACTCATCAACCAACCCAACTACACAAATCTCATCATTACACTACACATCAGAACAAAACCAACCAACACATtgatgatttaaatttttataatggTAAAATCAACCAGAAGAGTAAAATTGGCCCAGAGAAGGTAGTAGGTAGAACCAGGAATCTGGTAGAAGGTGAACCACTATCTAAGGACGGGAATAAAGGAAAATCTAAACTTAAGTCGAGAACAGGATCAATTTTACctagaattttaaaatctttatcatttttagcTGTTTTAGGCTCaattaattcattttcattGGCAATAAACGATTCTTTTGGACAACACACTTCTCACCGAACACCTTTTGAAGTCTCATTAATTCAAAGCAACAACACTTTATCGCCTATTCATAATTCTCAAACTCGAAACCCACATTTTCACACCACTCACAACAGTTTTAGCCCTAACACTGCTGATAATACTTCATTAGTAGAAACCAGGAGCAGTGTGTTAAACACAACACTTGGAAGATTTGGATCATTTTTGCAGTCAGGATTGATAACCAGCAAATCAGAAAAAAAGAAAAGGACTGGTGCGAATAGGAGAGCCCCTAAGGGGAAGAAGGGCAAGGGAGGAGAAACCGAGGAAAAGAGGAACAAATGGACCGAATTTATGGCAAAGTTTGATATCGCTAAGGTCCATGGTTCAGGAGTTTATGTAGATTTGGGTGAATCGGCTACTGTAGGGATTTATGACTACAGGATGCCGATAGGAAAATGTCCAGTTGTAGGTAAGGCAATCATACTGGAAAATGGAGCGGATTTTTTGAGCAGCATAACCCATCATGACCCCAAGGAGAGAGGGTTGGGGTTCCCTGCCACAAAGGTCGCTTCAAATTCATCAAAACAAGACATGGAGAACCAGCTTTTATCACCAATTAGCGCTCAGGTTCTGAGGAGCTGGAACTATAAACATGAGTCTGATTTAAGTAACTGCGCGGAGTACTCGAGAAACATAGTCCCGGGCAGTAATCGTAATTCGAAGTATCGTTACCCATTTGTATACGATGAGTCTGAGAAGCtttgttatattttatatagtCCTATGCAGTATAATCAGGGCGTAAAGTACTGTGATAAAGACTCGGCAGATGAGGGAACCAGCAGTCTAGCTTGTATGTATCCGGATAAGAGCAAGGACGATTCACACCTCTTTTACGGCACAAGCGGTCTTCACATGGACTGGCCTGTAGTTTGCCCCGTTTACCCTATTAGAGATTCGATTTTTGGATCTTACGACGATGAAAAGGATGAATGCGTTCCAATTGACCCAATATTTGTGGAAGACGCTGACGATTATGAAGAATGCGCCAAGATAATTTTCGAGTATTCTCCAAGTGATGTCGATATCAGCACCAATAACCAGAAGCTTTCCGACGTAGATCTTTACAAGGAGGCAATGAATAATGGAAAGCTCAGCACTGCTCTTTCAATTATGTTCGCTCCTAGGTACTCTGAGGATAGGCCCATTTACACTAAAGGTGTCGGTATCAATTGGGCCACATACTCTGTCGAAGAAAAGAAATGTAACATTCTCGACGTTGTTCCCACCTGCCTTATTATAAGTAACGGCTACTACGCCCTTACAAGCCTTAGCTCGCCCAATGAAGACGACGCCATCAATTACCCCTGCAATATTGTACATGGCAAGGGATTTTTAAAGAACCCTAACACTGGAAAAAAGAAAGACCAGAAGCCACCCGAACCCCCAAAGGATGAAAAACAGAATAAGAAGGAGGAAGAATCCAAACCCAAAGAAAAAGGTAAAACTGAGCAAACGAATAAAACACCCGTTTCTTCAGGACCATTCATACCATACACGAGCTTGAAGAAGGAGGGATTTGAGTGTAGTAAATACGTTATTGAGCGTTCAAACAAAAGCTGCGGAGTTTATTACGAATGCTCATCAACGCCTATGTTGTTTGATAAGAAATCGAGATCTTATCTGTACATCATATTGGCAGTATCGCTTGTAGTACTAGCCGTATTGGCCTACTTTGGATACAGGTACTACAATAAGcataatttgaaaaaacACAATTCCCAGATATACGAAGATGACAACGTAAACAATTACTACAATGATGACTTCGATGACGAACACGATCGTGATGAATACGGTGCAAATATTAGAGAAGATCAAATCTGGAGCAGACACAATCCAGATAGATCTGAAGTTACACCAGTGAGAATCTCTAGACTTAATCAGTAA
- the abcC6 gene encoding ABC transporter family protein gives MNKEGLILNNINATPGRSDIIGIIGRTGAGKTTLLSVLQNTVRNRTGQVLLDGRDLQDIPKSVLRHIVGVLPQLPFVFKGWTIRRFLDPRRLFTDEQINEALNNCGLLDFVNNLHGGRKLDTIITPKPLSLKTRSGDQSNMESADVDKPLTEDSLKSDDIMLSISQLRTLWFAKLMLYRHIYRMLIIDEPPSDNISEDGSEVQDMGVPIYELLDKYFKHCTCFVTAHYSTVLKSCTSVWVMHHGRLIKTFRASEVFKNESISNVIEEIVTKYSN, from the coding sequence ATGAATAAAGAAGGTCTGATCCTTAACAACATTAACGCAACACCTGGTAGGTCTGACATCATTGGTATCATTGGTAGGACTGGTGCTGGTAAGACAACTCTATTATCTGTGCTACAAAACACTGTCAGAAATAGAACAGGTCAAGTCCTGCTTGATGGCAGAGATTTACAAGACATTCCCAAGAGTGTCCTGAGACATATTGTTGGCGTTCTTCCCCAGTTACCTTTTGTTTTCAAGGGTTGGACCATTAGAAGGTTCTTGGATCCAAGGAGACTATTCACTGATGAACAAATTAATGAAGCATTGAATAACTGTGGGCTCCTggattttgtaaataaccTTCATGGTGGAAGAAAACTAGATACAATAATTACACCCAAACCCCTAAGTTTAAAAACCAGGTCTGGCGATCAGTCTAATATGGAATCAGCCGATGTAGACAAGCCACTAACTGAAGATTCTCTTAAATCAGATGATATTATGTTATCTATAAGCCAGCTTAGAACATTATGGTTCGCCAAGCTGATGCTATACAGGCATATCTACAGAATGTTAATCATTGATGAGCCGCCATCTGATAACATTTCTGAGGATGGTTCTGAAGTTCAAGATATGGGCGTACCAATTTACGAACTACTGGACAAATACTTCAAACACTGTACATGTTTTGTGACAGCGCACTATTCAACAGTTCTCAAATCTTGCACATCAGTTTGGGTAATGCATCACGGCAGACTCATCAAGACTTTCCGTGCATCTGAAGTATTCAAAAACGAATCAATTTCAAATGTAATCGAAGAGATTGTTACCAAATACtcaaactaa
- the POLR3F gene encoding RNA polymerase Rpc34 subunit family protein: protein MNLDDEIVVARELASNNDNKFTERIFQQNIQKFRNLLQTSTPYSLSDFEKFLKKLTSSRLFGILVDDNNQKYGVLRDDDLVGKLMKLKDIDYKIFCTIETAGNKGIWTADIRKILGLHINQVQRGVKYLYESNRLIRPITDVNYKSRKLFILSTLEPSTQVTGGSFYDNGEFNELLVEKLQEQICSFLSNNQGSNIQDITTFLKETNIIRGELLETDVNRIIKLLLLENKIFNSPLENNQFIYIWCGDNNLKFIEDCFNVPCFGCNISDSCNFNDDHVNPKNCNYLTQWLDYDQI, encoded by the exons atgaaTTTGGATGATGAGATTGTTGTTGCCCGTGAATTGGCATCAAacaatgataataaattcacTGAACGGATTTTCCAGCAAAACATTCAGAAATTTCGAAATTTACTCCAAACCTCCACTCCTTATAGCCTTTCAGACTTTGAAAAGTTTTTAAAGAAGTTAACTAGTTCCAGACTTTTCGGAATCTTGGTCGATGATAATAATCAAA AATACGGTGTTTTAAGGGATGATGATTTGGTTGGAAAGTTGATGAAACTGAAGGATATCgactataaaattttttgtaCAATAGAAACGGCTGGAAATAAAGGGATATGGACTGCAGATATACGTAAAATTTTGGGATTACAT ATAAATCAAGTACAAAGAggagtaaaatatttgtacGAATCAAATAGATTAATAAGGCCGATTACTGATGTTAATTACAAGAGCAGGAAGCTGTTTATTTTGTCGACTTTAGAACCATCCACTCAAGTAACGGGTGGTTCATTCTACGACAACGGCGAATTTAATGAGCTTCTGGTAGAAAAATTACAGGAACAAATTTGCTCATTCCTTTCTAATAACCAGGGCTCTAATATTCAAGATATTACTACATTTCTCAAGgaaacaaatattataagaGGA GAATTGCTGGAGACTGATGTAAACAGAATAATTAAGTTGTTACTACTAGAGAACAAGATATTCAACTCTCCCCTAGAAAATAACCAATTCATCTACATT TGGTGCGGCGACAATAACTTGAAGTTTATTGAAGATTGTTTTAATGTTCCTTGTTTTGGATGTAATATATCAGATTcgtgtaattttaatgatgaCCATGTTAACCCCAAAAACTGTAATTACCTAACTCAATGGTTGGATTATGATCAGATCTGA
- a CDS encoding putative integral membrane protein, producing MYTIYYQYPVQPENFEFVDGLKVGLVGICLSILIWALFSLLNKRYQFGKFVFGCLIAFYLLTLAKIWISDDFINNLHYFVGRLWFKFRRVLMSVEEGFYRLKMGFNYGLRNRLLFKVDRFFDNLVDDENLIRYISEGFVLSFLFFVLLIFYLITKCADESRSLILIIFKDFFSICVLSALFLIYTQNFNSPFTHWNLLKYF from the coding sequence atgtatactatatattatcaGTACCCAGTTCAACCAGAGAATTTTGAATTTGTGGATGGCTTGAAGGTTGGACTGGTAGGGATTtgtttatcaattttaatttgggCGTTGTTTTCCCTTTTGAATAAGAGGTACCAGTTTGGGAAATTCGTATTTGGTTGTTTAATCGCATTTTACTTATTAACATTGGCAAAGATTTGGATTTCTGAcgattttatcaataatttacactacTTTGTTGGAAGACTATGGTTCAAATTCAGGAGGGTATTAATGTCAGTTGAGGAAGGATTCTATCGTTTAAAAATGGGATTTAATTACGGTTTAAGGAatagattattatttaaagtGGATAGATTTTTCGACAATCTAGTGGATGATGAAAATCTGATAAGATATATATCTGAAGGGTTTGTGCTCAGTTTCCTTTTTTTCGTATTACTAATTTTCTACCTAATTACAAAGTGTGCAGATGAAAGTCGCTCTCTGATTCTGATTATTTTCAAGGATTTTTTTTCCATTTGTGTTTTATCCGCTTTGTTcttaatttatacacaaaattttaattctcCATTCACTCACTGGAATCTACTCAAATACTTCTAA
- a CDS encoding Ribosomal protein L1 family protein — MLLLIFKNGSKFIKLPRIVNDIRRYKKYISVYKEKVKTNDSTKKPTNTVKNDKNSVDNLEITENFSFLQNTNNILPTNIDNIYNIFNILCNTESNNTSSDTVNNPQINQKNGIIYINIYLNLNINTISIKGNLILPNPNNYRRKIFVMCDKDEEDYALQCGATYTSESYLDKVINNSAELEDLIIICNNLHLPKLLKYSKILGPKKLLPNKLMGTLCNNIYEGIKRVKSNNFLQYYIETIKQSEFNQVLSTSTHLDPTELSQKNMCKIRIPISIIENGVKELVDNIKFFIEHLKINNLNNRKVQVTTNTLGNFVYPPPRNLPLSPSENTSDSRENIISHIALDLKHYNQLFFLNQHTLNSLI; from the exons atgttattattaatatttaaaaatggaagtaaatttataaaattgcCTAGAATAGTGAATGATATCAGGAGATACAAAAAGTATATATCAGTGTACAAGGAAAAGGTTAAAACCAATGATTCCACCAAAAAACCAACTAATActgttaaaaatgataagaATTCAGTTGATAATTTAGAAATTACCGAAAATTTTTCCTTTTTGCAAAATactaacaatattttaccTACTAATATTGACAACATTTATAACATCTTCAACATACTGTGTAATACTGAGTCTAATAACACATCCTCAGATACTGTTAATAATCCACAAATAAACCAGAAAAACGgcataatatacataaatatatatttaaatctGAATATAAACACTATATCTATAAAGGGGAATTTGATTTTACCGAATCCTAACAACTACAGGCGTAAGATATTTGTGATGTGTGATAAGGATGAAGAAGATTACGCTTTACAATGCGGTGCGACTTACACCAGCGAATCGTATCTGGACAAGGTAATTAACAACTCCGCTGAGTTGGAGGATTTGATTATCATTTGCAACAACTTACACCTTCCCAAATTGCTCAAATATTCCAAAATTCTCGGCCCCAAAAAATTACTTCCAAATAAACTCATGG GTACGctttgtaataatatttatgagGGAATTAAGAGGGTCAAAAGTAACAATTTCTTGCAGTACTACATTGAAACGATTAAACAATCTGAATTTAACCAGGTTTTATCAACTAGTACTCACTTAGATCCTACTGAATTAAGTCAAAAGAACATGTGCAAAATACGAATTCCAATATCTATAATAGAAAATGGCGTTAAAGAGTTAGTTGATAACATAAAATTCTTTATTGAACATTTgaagataaataatttaaataatcgCAAGGTACAAGTCACCACCAATACACTTGGTAACTTCGTCTATCCACCTCCAAGGAATTTACCATTATCTCCCAGTGAAAACACTAGTGACTCGAGGGAGAATATAATATCGCATATAGCACTTGATTTAAAACATTACAACCAGTTGTTTTTTCTAAATCAGCACACACTTAATTCACTAATATAG
- a CDS encoding LEM3 (ligand-effect modulator 3) family / CDC50 family protein codes for MSETSNKYSRSDRSRFYDGSERTSYFTLGSRRNLMRGLSRLSTNRTSLSSPVSIENEQQCQDILCKRGFFKRIFYNNFNNLFNKNLMYCNNNCKKYGTILLILFSVNLLILISVFLINDPVTCKKELTSYRVGIEHSIMIDSEDCNLNRNEKLINFDEIYVYYKLFNYPFHFSSVYKLFSKVQVSGKISRNHSDLQYCNTYTKVLINGVNRILNPCGSHLVNVYNDQFKFFSVNDKEPNKAVKENEIEMDESSQALTNNQEYQFIKNISKEDKLNFNDYYWLDDTLEYSNDYKVGLNKNHDLINGWNKGNKISEQLNTEKSGSGVRNGHFIQWLTPPPFPTFTKLYGILKGPLELPLKLQFDNNYDVTLYGGKKFIILKASRFNMGHLMTFRIMFSIFTVLSLIFALTLLLYKPKNMYNIFNLL; via the exons atgtcGGAAACATCGAATAAGTATTCACGCAGCGATCGGTCCCGATTTTATGACGGGTCAGAAAGAACAAGTTACTTTACCCTGGGATCTAGAAGAAATTTGATGAGGGGCTTATCGCGCTTGAGTACAAATAGAACTTCTTTAAGTTCTCCAGTTAGTATTGAAAATGAGCAGCAATGCCAAGATATCCTTTGCAAACGAGGCTTCTTTAAAAGAATTTTctacaataattttaacaatttattcaataaaa atttaatgTATTGCAACAATAACTGCAAGAAGTATGGGACAATATTGTTGATTCTATTTTCAGTAAATTTGCTCATACTAATTAGTGTTTTCTTAATAAATGATCCTGTAACTTGTAAAAAGGAGCTAACTAGTTACCGAGTTGGTATAGAGCATTCAATAATGATCGATTCCGAAGACTGTAACTTAAATAGGAACGAAAAACTAATCAACTTTGATGAAATTTACGTTTACTACAAACTGTTTAACTACCCTTTCCACTTTTCAAGCGTTTATAAACTGTTCAGTAAGGTTCAAGTCTCCGGTAAAATCTCACGTAATCACAGTGATTTACAATACTGTAATACATACACCAAGGTTTTGATAAATG GGGTTAATAGAATACTAAATCCATGCGGTTCACACTTggttaatgtgtataatgaCCAGTTCAAGTTCTTTTCAGTAAACGATAAGGAACCTAACAAAGCTGTCAAAGAAAACGAAATTGAAATGGATGAATCAAGTCAAGCACTAACAAATAATCAAGAGTACCAGTTCATCAAAAACATCTCAAAGgaagataaattaaatttcaa TGATTATTATTGGCTGGATGACACACTGGAGTATTCAAATGACTATAAAGTTGGactaaataaaaatcatGATTTGATAAATGGATGGAACAAGGGAAATAAGATATCTGAACAGCTTAATACAGAAAAATCAGGTTCAGGTGTGAGAAACGGTCATTTTATACAATGGCTTACCCCTCCCCCCTTCCCAACCTTTACAAAATTGTACGGAATTTTAAAAGGACCTCTGGAACTACCCCTTAAGCTACAGTTTGACAACAACTATGATGTTACGCTATATGGTGGGAAgaagtttattattttaaaggcTTCAAGATTTAACATGGGACACCTCATGACATTTAGGATCATGTTCTCCATATTCACAGTTCTATCCCTCATTTTTGCACTCACGCTGTTGCTATATAAACCCAAAAACATGtacaatatatttaatcttttataa
- the rps25 gene encoding 40S ribosomal protein S25 — protein sequence MAIKEKKSKEAVARAAMAGGRSKRKKWVKVRAKDKLNNSVLFDKTAYDKLMNEIPKSKLITVSVVSERLKVNGSLARQALRELESLNLIKPICEPHHAQLLYTKV from the exons aTGGCTATTAAGGAAAAGAAATCAAAGGAAGCAGTCGCCAGGGCCGCTATGGCCGGTGGTCGTTCCAAACGCAAG aAATGGGTTAAAGTACGTGCAAAAGataaattgaataattcCGTTTTATTTGACAAGACAGCGTATGATAAGCTAATGAATGAGATTCCTAAGAGTAAACTGATTACAGTTTCCGTGGTTTCAGAACGCCTTAAGGTCAACGGTAGTCTCGCAAGACAAGCTTTACGTGAGTTGGAGTCACTTAACTTAATCAAACCAATTTGTGAGCCACATCACGCACAACTATTATACACCAAAGTTTAA